In Nicotiana tabacum cultivar K326 chromosome 19, ASM71507v2, whole genome shotgun sequence, one DNA window encodes the following:
- the LOC107795355 gene encoding putative methyltransferase At1g29790 has product MGSADDDHLPKKQTHKSINDQTKYKLKLLVLIILTNLLTIYIFTSPSLNLHPISKYTTNSLFPAFDSTSLLQELNATKKELETSRSQIIVLHQQLKSTNQLVTELLAQLNLLNQSINRTTDSSLLNFNDLLDDLSNEAKLGLGPHKLPLGLSPRSGTDEVYPSVGGGCLMYKEDLAQYMTYNVGNECPVDDVFAQRLMLKGCEPLPIRRCHPKAPSGYVEPTPLPKSLWSTPPDTSIIWDPYTCKNYSCLIDRRKFPGFYDCKDCFDLQFREKTRWQFDNGGLDFGMDQVLSTRRQGTIRIGLDIGGGVGTFAARMKERNVTIVTTSMNLDGPFNNFIASRGLISMHVGVSQRLPFFQNTLDIVHSMHILSNWIPDTMLELIMYDIYRVLRPGGLFWLDHFFCLGTQLNATYVPMLERVGFKKLRWNAGMKLDRGIDKNEWYFSALLGKPMS; this is encoded by the coding sequence ATGGGAAGTGCAGATGATGACCATTTGCCTAAAAAGCAAACACATAAGAGTATTAATGATCAAACCAAGTACAAGCTCAAATTACTAGTCCTCATTATCCTAACCAATCTTCTTACTATTTACATCTTCACTAGCCCTTCTCTCAACTTGCATCCCATTTCCAAGTACACAACTAATTCTCTTTTCCCTGCATTTGATTCTACTTCCCTCTTGCAAGAGCTCAATGCCACTAAGAAAGAACTCGAAACGAGTCGATCCCAAATCATAGTTTTGCATCAGCAGCTCAAGTCTACTAACCAACTTGTCACTGAACTTCTAGCTCAACTTAACCTCCTTAACCAGTCCATAAACAGGACCACGGATTCCAGCTTGCTAAACTTCAATGATCTTCTTGATGATTTGTCAAATGAAGCTAAGCTTGGTTTAGGCCCTCACAAGCTTCCACTCGGGCTCTCGCCAAGATCAGGGACAGATGAGGTTTATCCCTCTGTTGGAGGAGGTTGTCTGATGTATAAAGAAGATTTAGCACAGTACATGACATATAATGTTGGAAACGAGTGTCCTGTTGATGATGTTTTCGCGCAAAGGCTAATGCTCAAGGGCTGTGAGCCACTTCCAATAAGGCGGTGCCATCCTAAAGCGCCTTCTGGTTATGTCGAACCAACTCCATTGCCAAAAAGCCTGTGGTCTACACCACCAGATACAAGTATTATTTGGGATCCATATACTTGTAAAAACTACAGTTGTTTGATAGATAGAAGAAAGTTTCCAGGATTCTATGATTGTAAAGACTGCTTTGACTTACAATTTAGAGAGAAAACAAGGTGGCAGTTTGACAATGGAGGTCTTGATTTTGGAATGGATCAGGTTCTGTCAACAAGACGTCAGGGCACAATCCGCATTGGACTTGATATAGGAGGAGGCGTGGGCACGTTTGCTGCTAGGATGAAGGAAAGGAATGTAACCATTGTCACCACTTCCATGAATTTGGATGGTCCATTCAACAACTTCATTGCATCCAGGGGCTTGATATCGATGCACGTTGGTGTGTCCCAGAGGCTTCCTTTCTTCCAGAATACTCTGGATATCGTGCACTCTATGCATATTTTGAGCAACTGGATCCCGGATACCATGCTTGAGTTAATTATGTATGACATATACAGAGTTCTGAGACCAGGAGGACTGTTCTGGTTGGATCACTTCTTCTGCCTGGGAACACAGTTGAATGCAACTTATGTTCCTATGCTGGAGCGCGTTGGATTCAAGAAACTGAGGTGGAATGCTGGCATGAAGCTTGATCGAGGGATCGATAAAAATGAGTGGTATTTCTCTGCTTTGTTGGGGAAACCAATGTCCTAA
- the LOC107795352 gene encoding leucine-rich repeat receptor protein kinase HPCA1, whose translation MVVSLAMMPRRIQLCFLVVWIHVLAISAWTNPDDFAALQSLKDSWQNVPPNWAGADPCGSQWEGIGCRNSRVISITLSSMSLSGQLSGDIQGLSELQTLDLSYNKELTGSLPQSIGKLTKLSNLILVGCGFSGPIPDSIGSLTQLVFLSLNSNNFIGRIPATIGYLSKLYWLDLADNKLTGTLPVSSGSSPGLDMLLHTKHFHFGKNQLSGEIPAQLFHSNLTLIHLLVENNQLTGNIPDTLGLVQTMEVLRLDRNSLSGSVPQNLNNLTHVNELHISNNNLNGLLPNLTGMNVLNYLDMSNNSFNASDFPSWIPDLQSLTTVAMENTGLQGLVPAKLFSLFQLQTVNMRKNRLNGTLEIDSSYSNQLQLIDMQSNLIDSFTQRPGYPFQILLAGNPVCNEGTTQTYCVQAQQADSYSTPPENCLPTECSSDQISSPTCKCAFPYTGNLVFRAPSFSNLGNKTTYETLQKSLMLSFQNRQLPVDSVSLSNPTKNLDDYLVIHLQVFPSIQDYFNRTGVSGIGFVLSNQTFKPPSTFGPFFFIGEGYKYFDGASSGSHKSSSTGIIIGAAVGGSVLVILALIVGLYAFRQKKRAEDAARRSDPFASWDSNKHSGAVPQLTGARFFSFEELKKMTNNFSETNDIGSGGYGKVYRGTLPNGHLVAVKRALQGSMQGALEFKTEIELLSRVHHKNVVGLVGFCFDQAEQMLVYEYIPNGTLKDGLSGKTGIRLDWMRRLKIALGAARGLQYLHDLVNPPIIHRDIKSNNILLDERLNAKVADFGLSKLLGDSERGHITTQVKGTMGYMDPEYYMTQQLTEKSDVYSFGVVLLEIVTGKIPIEKGKYIVREVRTAMDKTKDMYNLHEILDPAVRSGATPKSIEKFVDLAIKCVEEEGVKRPTMSEVVKEIEYIMEIVGLNPNAESASTSETYEGANKGLHPYTDESLFVYSGAYPPSKLEPK comes from the exons ATGGTAGTTTCTCTGGCAATGATGCCAAGGAGAATTCAGCTTTGTTTTCTTGTTGTTTGGATACATGTTCTGGCAATATCAGCATGGACAAATCCTGATGATT TTGCTGCACTACAGTCTCTCAAGGATTCATGGCAGAATGTTCCACCCAATTGGGCTGGAGCAGATCCCTGTGGGAGTCAATGGGAAGGAATTGGATGCAGAAATTCACGAGTGATTTCTAT AACATTATCAAGTATGAGTTTGAGCGGTCAGCTATCTGGAGACATTCAAGGATTATCTGAATTGCAGACTTT GGATCTTTCATACAACAAGGAGTTGACAGGATCTCTTCCTCAGTCTATTGGAAAATTGACAAAGCTATCAAATTT GATCCTTGTTGGTTGTGGGTTTTCTGGACCAATACCAGACTCCATTGGATCTCTGACTCAGCTGGTTTTTCT ATCTTTAAACTCTAACAACTTTATTGGACGAATACCTGCTACCATTGGCTATCTTTCAAAGCTTTATTGGCTGGATTTAGCTGACAATAAGCTTACTGGAACACTTCCAGTCTCTAGTGGGAGCTCACCTGGACTTGATATGCTTCTTCACACTAAGCACTT TCATTTTGGGAAGAATCAGCTATCCGGTGAAATCCCAGCTCAACTTTTCCATTCTAATCTGACTCTGATTCATCT GCTAGTGGAGAACAACCAGCTTACTGGAAATATACCGGATACATTAGGACTTGTCCAGACTATGGAAGTGCT TCGTCTTGACAGGAATTCGTTAAGCGGATCTGTGCCACAAAACCTCAACAATCTCACACATGTCAATGAACT CCACATATCAAACAATAATTTGAATGGTCTTTTGCCGAATCTCACTGGCATGAATGTCCTCAATTACTT GGACATGAGCAATAATTCATTTAATGCATCAGATTTCCCATCATGGATTCCAGACCTGCAATCTCTGACAACAGT GGCAATGGAAAACACAGGACTCCAAGGATTAGTTCCAGCTAAATTATTCAGCCTTTTCCAGTTGCAGACTGT CAATATGAGGAAAAACAGACTTAATGGCACACTTGAAATTGACTCCTCGTATAGCAACCAGTTGCAACTCATTGATATGCAGAGCAATCTTATTGATTCATTTACTCAAAGACCAGGATATCCCTTTCAGATCTT ACTTGCAGGTAATCCTGTCTGCAATGAAGGAACAACACAAACTTACTGTGTCCAAGCTCAACAAGCTGATTCATATTCTACTCCACCAGAAAATTGCTTGCCAACTGAGTGCAGCTCTGATCAAATTTCTAGTCCTACCTGTAAATGTGCTTTTCCATATACAGGCAACCTAGTCTTCAGAGCTCCTTCCTTTTCCAACTTGGGAAACAAAACTACCTATGAGACTCTCCAAAAGTCTTTGATGCTTTCATTCCAAAACCGTCAACTGCCTGTCGACTCAGTTTCCCTCAGCAACCCTACAAAAAATTTAGATGACTACCTTGTAATACACCTGCAAGTCTTTCCTTCTATCCAAGATTATTTCAATCGAACTGGAGTTTCTGGAATAGGTTTTGTGCTTAGTAATCAGACTTTCAAGCCTCCGTCGACATTTGGACCTTTCTTCTTCATTGGTGAAGGCTACAAATACTTCGATG GTGCATCCAGTGGATCACACAAATCATCTAGTACAGGCATTATCATTGGAGCAGCAGTTGGTGGTTCTGTCCTTGTAATTTTAGCACTAATCGTTGGTCTTTATGCTTTCCGGCAAAAGAAAAGAGCTGAAGATGCTGCAAGGAGGAGTGATCCTTTTG CATCCTGGGACTCAAATAAACATAGTGGTGCTGTTCCACAGTTGACAGGAGCAAGATTTTTCTCATTTGAGGAGCTCAAAAAAATGACAAATAACTTTTCAGAAACCAATGATATTGGATCTGGTGGTTATGGCAAG GTTTACAGAGGAACTCTTCCAAATGGACACCTGGTTGCAGTTAAAAGAGCTCTACAAGGGTCTATGCAGGGTGCACTTGAGTTCAAAACTGAGATAGAACTTCTCTCAAGGGTTCATCACAAGAATGTCGTTGGCCTTGTTGGCTTTTGTTTCGATCAAGCTGAACAGATGCTGGTGTATGAGTATATTCCTAATGGCACCTTAAAAGATGGTCTTTCAG GCAAGACTGGGATCAGGTTAGATTGGATGAGGAGACTGAAGATAGCCCTTGGAGCAGCCCGAGGTTTGCAGTATCTGCATGACCTTGTCAATCCTCCTATCATACACAGAGACATCAAGTCCAACAACATCTTGCTGGATGAACGCCTAAACGCAAAAGTTGCTGATTTTGGTTTGTCCAAGCTTCTAGGTGACTCTGAAAGGGGTCACATTACCACTCAGGTCAAAGGAACAATG GGCTACATGGATCCTGAATATTACATGACACAACAGCTGACTGAGAAGAGTGATGTTTATAGCTTTGGAGTGGTACTGCTGGAGATTGTTACAGGAAAAATTCCTattgaaaaaggaaaatatattGTCAGGGAAGTGAGGACTGCAATGGACAAGACAAAAGACATGTATAACCTTCACGAAATTTTGGATCCTGCTGTTCGCTCAGGTGCAACTCCTAAAAGCATAGAGAAGTTTGTGGATCTTGCAATCAAGTGTGTTGAAGAAGAAGGAGTCAAGCGGCCTACAATGAGTGAAGTGGTGAAAGAGATTGAGTATATTATGGAGATCGTAGGACTGAACCCAAATGCAGAATCAGCTTCCACTTCAGAAACCTATGAAGGAGCAAACAAAGGCCTTCATCCTTATACTGATGAAAGTCTCTTTGTCTATAGTGGGGCATATCCACCTTCAAAGTTAGAGCCCAAGTAA